The Ictalurus punctatus breed USDA103 chromosome 28, Coco_2.0, whole genome shotgun sequence DNA window ACTTGAATATAAATTTCCTGTAGTTTCAATACAAAacctttttctttaaaaaaaaaataataatcttttaaCTCCGTTAAAACTAAGGTTCGTGTAGAAAaccttgttgtttttgttccaaaatgttttattcgtCGTTTATGCATTCAGTGTTTCCCCATTTATCGATTGTAAAAGATTTTACACAGTGCATGGAAAGTACACCTTTAACGCCCGTGCCTTGGTTGCCATGACAACCAGTCGTTCACACATTTTACGACAGGACGTATTTTGCTCCGCTTGTCAAACCGCTAACCAATACAAGCTAACTAGTCTTCGGCGTTGCTGTTATTGTTTAAATGTCCGTTTTGCTGTTTAACGATTCCAATTTTCAACCGTAGGAGCATCGTTTGAGGAGAACCTGTGCTCTACTGTCGCGTTTTTGCGTGATTATAAGGTAAGGTACGTATATATTTTTCTCCCTAAGGCTCAGACGCTTGAACGCTAATTTAGCTTGCCTGCTCGAATTCATACAGATCCCGCCTTCTGCTCTGTGATTGGCTGGTCTTGTATTTCTTCTTAGACTGTGATTGGCTAGCAGTGTCTTTCCTCATGCGCTAGGATTGGCTGATTGGCTGGAGCTCTCCTAGCCACTGCTCTTCAGCTAGAGAGGCGGATTTGTTAGCATGACGACTAGCACAAAGAACTAGCGggtttatttagatttattgttagaaacaaatatttttctaaAGTTATAAATTAAAACAAGTAAAGTGGTTGCGTATTTATCAAGTAACGAATAAATACTTCGCGGTAAGTCATCGTTTTATTTTATAGCTCAGTAATAAGTGGGTAATTGTGTATTATTACAATAGTAACAACTTATAGTTATCCTCGGGGCAAAAAGGTAAAATTCCTATTATTTTGTCAATAATTTAAATGATAATTCTCCATACTTACACTAATAAACAATTAGTATTGatggtaaaataataattttacattattcattattttaagattttaatATCTTAAAAAGCTTGGAATAAAACCACTAAATAGTTTATCAGTTATTCTAGtgtagtttttgttttatatttagcaCAAAATCTCTGCTTAATCAACATATTAGACTGATTTTTATTCCCTTAATATAGCATAGAGGATGCAAAATTAAGCCTGGACGGACGCATGAGATATCGTTTGTGTGTGGACAGGCCAGGCCACGCCACGCCTACAAGCAGCACGAGTGCTAGTGTGAAACGTAGGTTTATCGGTTTTTAAATCTCATCTTGTATCTGATGAACATCTCTTTGTGCAGAATTCTGCTGCCAAGTGGAAACGGAAATGGAAGCGAGCCGAGAAGTCACTCAGCGGACATGAGAGCGGCAGGTGTTCATCCTGTAACCGCACACAAATCTTCAAACCTCACGCCATGTCCCGTAACGCTGCTATGTCTCCGACCCATGAGGCGCCGACCGAGTCTTGAGCTCGTTCTGCGAGGGGCTCGTCCGGCCCACTCATGCCCGTGATTCCCATCCCGAGGCGGGCGCGTTCCTTCCACGGCCCCCACAGCACGTGCATGCACTCGGCCTGCGTCCCGGCACGCACCTCCCAGCTCCTGCGCACCAACTACAGCAACTTCGACCTGTACCTGAAGTCGCGCTGGACCTACGGCTTCGTGCGCTTTCTCCTCTACTTCGGCTGCAGCCTGTTCACGTCGCTCCTGTGGGTGGCGCTCGCGACACTGCTGTGCCTCGagtatgtgtgcgtgcgtgtcgTACTACGCCTCCAGTACAAACTCTCGGTCATCCTGCTGCTCCTGGGACATCGCAGGCTGGACTTCGGCGTCCTGAACGAGATCTTCATATACAGCATGCACATCACCATGTTCCTGGTTGGAGGATTCGGGTGGTGCTTCATGGTCTTTGTGGATATGTAGACAGTCTGAAAAAATGCGCGAAGTAACACTCGCGCGACGTCCATCGCGCGCCGAGTGTAGTCGATCAGCCGAGACGTGTTCGGGGTGTGACGTTCACGTCTTCGGTTTTGAACTATGGGTCTGAGGCTAATGCAGGAAACTCCTCGTGAAAGTCTGTCCCACACAAAATGTATACAGCTCTCCATAAATGTGTTTCAGATCATAATCCGTATTAACTGCGGGTGTGAACCGCACTCTTTCAGACGATACAGGACGGGGTACGATACGGTTAAACAAGCAACGATTCGGTACACTTCAATTCGATTCACTGTTCCGATATGATCCGGTTCAGCACTGATCTGATTCGGTTCAGCGCTGATTCAGATTTAATTCCAATTGAATTCAGTTGAGTTAAATTAgtgttttccaccacaggaaagtctctctctctctcttactctcacacacacacacacacacacacacacacatcgagtTTCGAAGGCAGTACTGCTTACTAACCGTTTTCCTTTTCAGTTCGCATCTTCGCCAGTAAACCGTTTCGTAGACTGTATATTATTAACACTTTTAAAGTTTCCTCCGCTTTCCCTTCAGCATTTTGATGCGTTTCCACCTTCAAAAGttagtgggcggggcttaggAAGCGTCATGATCTCTTAGGAAAGAAGATTTACAAGATGGCTGCCCCAGTAACATTTCAGCGTTCAGCTACACGGcaaagttttgtttgtgtgtaaagaTGACAGGAAATCagactctttgtgtgtgtgtgtgtgtgtgtgtgtgtgttgtgattttTCTTTGAAATAGACTTCCATTGTGAGTTAAATACATTAGCCTCATGGCTCCAGTGCAACACTGAAGAGTCAAACGTCACACTCGCGCCAAACACGTCTTGGCTGATCGAATACTTTTGGCGTAACGTGGAAGattgtgtcaatatttttttttttaccaaactATTCCTTGTAAGTACTTTTAACACAACACTAACGGATACTAACGTGCCAACTGTTTACTGCATGATAAACGCCGgacttttttaatttgtttatttatttttttgaaatcACCAACCCTTTCACATTCCATACGTTATTTCAGCATGCTCCGTTGTTGCTGCGTTGTTGATGTCATATTAAAGGTGCCGTCTGCGTGATTACGCGGTTAACCTCGAAGCAGAAACTGTAGCTTTAAAGGAGAAGTCGGAGAAATCAAACTCGGTCCGAAGTCGCTACAAAGTAAACGAAGGCCACGTCACCTAAAATCTTTCTCTTTGGTAAATATTTACCTGAAAGTGCAATCGTAGACGCGTCCATTTGTTTCAAAAATACGACGTAGCTTATTAATTCCGTTTGAAAAAACGCGCATATTTTACGGAAAAGATTCCGGGTGACTCGGAGATTATTATTCGGACGGGATTCGTTTTACATGACATCTGGGGTActtatgataaataaaaaaaatttccacgCGTACCACATACACGCACTTAATTTTAATACGGACTGATTGTTCTGAGCGCTTGTTGTAGGGGGCGTGGATACGCAGTTTGATCGTCACATGATTCGGGCGGGACTGAAATCCCAGAGACACTCAAATGATATTTACGCTACACGTGTCTGGATGTAAAACTAATCCCGGCCGAATAGGGCTTTTAGATATATTGATGATAACtccagtggggggaaaaaaagaaaagagtgaTTACTTTTGAGGTAAGAGGGAGTGTTGTGGACGTTTTTCGCCACACTTTTCCTTTAATTTAAGTGAAGAAAGTGtcgtgtgcatttttttttttttttaatcacatgatcacacacacacggagagttTACTACGACGCTCGATGCCAAGCAGACCATGAGTCTGACGCCCCACGTCGGGTCTGCGAGTAAAACCGCTTCACACAATCTGCCATTGTTCGGGGATCAAGGCGTCATACGCCTCATGCTTGGCCGGACGCTTTCTTTTGTTCCCTGAACGAAGGCGCTCGGGCGTGGTTCGGGTCCAGCAGCGTGAAACATGTCGCGCATCGTGCCGTCACCTTCTAGATGCACACGTGATCGTCCTCGTCGGCGTGTCTCCGCTGTGCCGTGTTCGTTATCCGTtatgttcatttcattcaagTTCACTGGATCCTCAGGaactgctttttgttttttgtttttttttgtttttttacaaataaatttatttaaaactttaaagtaGTCtgttttttcatgtatttttttgcttttgtatgTATAGCTCTCTCACTATATTACCACCAATCACTGAgtgatatgatgatgatgatgataataataataataataataatatctctCGATACTCGTCTATGATGAACGCTATGTAGCATGGTATATACGGTATATACTGCCATCAAAACAGTAACGCTGCATTAAAATACGCTGAGAAACGGAGTCTGATGAAACTTTTAtaagacaaaagaaataaaagaagggAGACTACGAAACGAAAGATTCATGACTGAAATTAAACGTCAAATCAGCTGCTTCCCATCGGGATTTGCAACCttaaaaacatacacaaatataaaagATTAAAGATGTtctaaacatactgtatgttgtgaTTTTTCAGAAAAGTGcggtctcctcttcaggaggtgagacgctgatcagttgggtgaaggtctggtgattgacttgtccagtctaaaaccttccacttccccccgatgaagtcctgtgtcgaggtggaagtgtgttttggatcgttgtctcgctgcatgaCGAAGTTCCACCTGATTCATTCGGACGCGTctctctgtaaatctgcagataaaacgttcctgtaaacttctgaattcgtTCTGCTGCTTCCATcgtgagttcatcatcaataaagacgagtgagaacgttccagaagcagccgtgcgagtccaagccatgacgctacctccaccatgttatgttctggatcatgagcagatcctttctttctccacactttggactTTCCGTCACTTTGTTAGAGGTTCATCTCGGTTCTAGAACTTTTGTGAGTCGTGTCTgtaagagagagatagtttgtatataatataacctTAGTtctgacaggtataggtcaaaggtcaaaaagatacacattctcactctctatatctagatcaaaggtcatgatcataaaaatatttatagttatgttaaatcgggatcacatacattcgtgactcaaacgttaccatacatggtacggccatgtgtattccagacacccacacacgttgcacacgtgttctttcttttcacatagaatatgaaactctcttaggtaggtcataaaatatatatatagttacgtTAAATCTGggtcacatccattcgtgacagaaacgttaccatacatggtacggccatgtgtgttccaccccacacacgttgcacacatggtctttctaacactctgtggtaggtcataaaatatatatatagttatgttaaatcgggttcccatccattcctgacacaaacgttactatacatggaatggccatgtgtatcacacacacacacacacatccaaacaaaaatatggcacacacaaacacacttcgttttcacattatttaaaaggaatttacgTGTTATGTGCTAAAtgaccataattatgaacacaagttgttaagttgacaatcatttttaaaatttcctTCCTCCATTTAGAtcgtctgcagtagaatgcagtcttttaaaccaggaaaaatgaccgCCGTTaggttttataacaatagtaagtaaaatccagcgtgatttacattacaaatctcatacgtaacatctctgcaggatttatagacgttaaagcaccggatgaaatgagcaatatagacaaaaaataaacactctgtgtctactacttgtATCCCTCTCATAGAACtgtccacagtccaaaggctgtggagctcgaaggctacgtgtgcgaatgacaaaagatttttaaaaataaaataaaaaatgtatcagtacatgaaattagattacacaatgtagttgaggtttacatgaagaAGCAGGAATGTAATCGTGCTTATCTTTCCtgtagcacaaatgaaaagccctctctagatgagcagatttgtcaaatgaaactttttccttcttatccactgctccggtaaactaaagagtggatattcaaatgacactgctaaatatgactagcattagctacgtgtactagtgcaaaatagtccatcagatgtattagcaggtgtagcctatacacgagtccactgctggtcatatcactattgagaacaCGCCCCCagttcattgctttagtagaacttaatggtaagtgaaatgatactcacattgtgatgtccttagtatttgttcagtccacaggtcctctaacactctgttaaatgaatgaatgtcaaTGTACTACGACGCAAATTTTGTTTTAAGTCGATTAACGCGGAAATTACACACGATGTTAAGTTGacgtaattatcaacattattatgtcaacacaactcatcagaGTAATGTGTAcgactttaaatatttaattaattcgataaattagaatttttatcttgcaaccccgcattaaatttagattgtgggggtttgttttgtatcgctccgctgttagaaaatacacgatggttgaatgtgaacataaaatgagcagaatgtaagcttgggaaataaatgaaacgttattgattgcacttttgagaaaatggcatgactttgaataaaaatttactgaaataaatacgcTTGAACactgatatacccgaagaaatgtaaaaaataaataaataaataaaaataaaacgtttttacataccttctaaataggtccctttaggaggtaaacgttttaaagacggtgttttctaagaaacgcgcgtattacatgccttctaaacctaaccctttagcaTGTCAAATGTTTCAAgcgctgcttaaaagaatcgagagttgtgtttaaactagaagacacattttccggggcgatgtcttgtaggcctGTACACACTGTCCTACACGTGTGTTTTCCCGGGGTGACGGTTCTGTAGATAGtgcacattttacatttatgagctctggtgacagtgtctgaagtgtgtgtgtgtgtgggtgtgtgggtgtgcgtgcgtgtgtgtgggtgtgttagagagagagagagagagagagagagagagagagagagagagagtcatgtgtttcttgggggtttgctgaccagaatgcttacagtgtgtttatgttaatgaattaaggtacgagtcgtgtgtttcagggtttaacgatccctaccaatgtgtacatttgtggtttaagtgaatctttgtttctgaaatgaccatatttttgtttggatgtgtgtgtgtgtgatacacatggccattccatgtatagtaacgtttgtgtcaggaatggatgggaacctgatttaacataactatatatatattttatgacctaccacagagtgttagaaagaccatgtgtgcaacgtgtgtggggtggaacacatatggccgtaccatgtatggtaacgtttctgtcacgaatggatgggATCCAGATTTAAcgcaactatatatatattttatgacctaccacagtgttagaaagaacatgtgtgcaacttgtgtgggtggaacacatatggccgtaccatgtatggtaacgtttgagtcacgaatggatgtgacccagatttaacataactatatatatttttatgacctacctaagagagtttcatattctattcCATCCAAAGAACCTTTTAGGAAGATCTCTGTGCCtcacagagagggagaagagagggttcaatcatacacacacacacacacacacacacacacacacacacacatcccacacccctccctgaccaatcagattaaaTCATAGGAGTGTTcccacaactacacacacacacacacacacacacacaccttttaccTTTTTAATCTTTAAGGAAAATTCATCAGCACCtcgtgaccaatcagaatctagaATTCAGCGTGGGTGTGGTTTAACGTTGTACACTGTGGTGTAAGTGATAACTAAAACCCTGTACATGCTCTTCATCCATtttttatgtaatatatatatatatatatatatatatatatatatatatatatatatatatatatatatatatatatatatataaagtgcaaGTTGAGACaatgttaaaataatatttgtgtAAAATCTTGATCTCATAACTACACGAGACAGCGTGAAACATTCTGGATGTAGAGGAACATGTGATGGTGCTAGACTCACACTGGTGTGTTTATGGAAACCTGCGAGACGATATGGGCGACAGCCAGTCACACTTTCTTCTCCACTTTCGCTGTAAgttgcgagagcgagagagagcgagagcgagcgagagtgagagagagagagagagagattgattcaGTGTGATGCTCAGAGATAGATCCTGAGATCCACCAAGAACTGCATATACACCGATTCACTGGTTTATCAGCTAGACCTTCCACTTCCATTACACTGTCCGTGTAGGTTTAATGATTGTAGCGTTCATGGTGTGCTtcacaaagtattggcaccctgccctTCTATCCTGGAATCCCATCAGCGTACCTCAGAAATCCTGTGCTCATCCTACGACTGTTCCCCTGAACACGACTACAGCGGAACGGTCTCGTTCACCAACGAACATCACCGCGAGAGACTGTGCGCAACGATCGCAAAAAAtctccacgaaatcctgtacggaccgaaCGTAGCTAGAATCGGATAAAAATTTTGGATAAATATGATGATCCGGTTGTGCGTGTTACTCAGCTGTGACTCGGGCTTCGTCGCACCGCGGAGAGTCGTGTTCTTTACACAACATAGAAAATGCAAAAGGAGCGCGTGAGCGTTAGGAAGCGGCCACGCAGCGTACGAACCGCCTCAAAGCCGGGGTCGTGACCTGCGCCCTGACCACTGAGCGCTTCACCTGAGCGCTTCACCTAGTGTAGTGTAGGAAAGACCAGCACCCTGAGAGCAGAGAGAAGTTAGGTTTAGAGCACACAGACTCGGAGCTGTGcctttaaaacacaaacacactccctACAGGACTGTAGCATGATGTCATACGCTCTCCATGTGAGGAGCTGCAAATCACttcctggagagagagagagagagagagagagagagagagagagagagaagttaaaGTGAAGGGAAAACTTTAAAGCAGGGGTTGTGACGCACTAGTGCAAATAAAGCTTTcaggaattgaattgaattgaagtgtgtgagtgtgtgtgtgtgtgtgtgtgtgtgtgagtgagtgtgtgagagagagagtgagtgagagatggGGAGAGCGCGAGCGTGCGGGACAGCGCGCGTGCACACCGAGTGAAGCGAAGTGACCCGAAGTGAATCGCGCGTGCTGCCGCACTTCttccctttcattttttttcttttcttttttccttttttttttttttccccctttttgcGCAAAGTTCGGTCTCGCGGATCGAGCCGCAGTGACGCAATCAGCATTTCAGCGCGCGCCGTTTCTGGCTTCTCCTGCGTGACGCATGATGGGTGCCATGTTTAATTTCCTACTTCACTGATTTATGTGagtattttaaacaaaacaaaaacaacggggtttatttattattcatattcttattattgttattagtattttttttttgtttcaaacgCTTGCCATGCATGCCTTTCTTatttctgttatatatatatatatatatatatatatatatatatatatatatatatatatatttaaaaaaaaaaaaaattaattatttgaaAGCTGCAAGTTTGCGtcctaaaataaacaataaataaataaataaataaatctcgcGGACTGTGCTGGAATGTTGACACCAGGCCGACTCACTTCACAGCGCTGTGCATGGAAATGTGAGTTTATTAGAGTTTACAGCCACAGACATGAGACATTTCATCTGCTTAGAACCTGAACATGAGCTTCTGCTgttttagaaagaaagaaaaaagagaaaaaaagagaaaaagctgGCCTGATGATAAGGGTTGAAGTTTTAAAAGTAAGCCGCATGGTTCCTGTGGGATTCTCTGCATTGTTCGTGGTTCTGCGTggaggtttttgttgttgttgttgttttgttttggggttgttgtttttttttttttcccccagaaaggGGAACTTCATTTATTCAGCTTTCTGTAATGCAAGAGAACCTTTACGGACGACTCGAAGAACCTTCCAGAAGTTAAGTGCCTGCGACGTTTGCgtcccaaaataaaaaaacagaaata harbors:
- the tmem250 gene encoding transmembrane protein 250 — protein: MPVIPIPRRARSFHGPHSTCMHSACVPARTSQLLRTNYSNFDLYLKSRWTYGFVRFLLYFGCSLFTSLLWVALATLLCLEYVCVRVVLRLQYKLSVILLLLGHRRLDFGVLNEIFIYSMHITMFLVGGFGWCFMVFVDM